Part of the Pseudoalteromonas sp. Scap06 genome is shown below.
TTTAAAAATCCTTTTTTATTGCTCTCTCATGTATGTCGCAATTGCTTCTACATTAACATTGATATCGTCATAGCCGGTAGGGTCAACTTCTATAACCGCTCTCCACCTTGCTTGGTCTATATTTCTATAAGCAACAACAACCCCAACGTAACGAGTATTACGATTAAGGCTCATTTTATATTGCTGCACAGAATCAGGCTGAAGTTCTAATTCATCTTTTTTTAATAAGTCAGGTCCGAGGATCTTTTCTGGTGTGTCGTACAAGCTAAAAAAGTCCTGCGTGTCAAAAATAGTTCTTGAGCTGAGCTCAAAAATTTTCATTACCACTGGAGAAGGACGTTCTGATGTATCTGGATTAACATTTTTAGATACATTAATGATCAGATCGGTAGAAGGGGGTACGATTTTATTCATCGTAGAACATCCCATTACCAAAAATAGTAAACTAAAACTCAATAAGTAGAGCTTAACTTTGTACATTATTTACTTTCCTTTCTAGTGCGTTTCTTTGATTCGATCGTTGTATGCCTTTAAGAAATCATCTGACATTGCCATGGCGCCTTTAGTGTTCACTTCCTGAGAAATATCATCATATAAACTTTGATATAATTTCCAGC
Proteins encoded:
- the tssJ gene encoding type VI secretion system lipoprotein TssJ, coding for MYKVKLYLLSFSLLFLVMGCSTMNKIVPPSTDLIINVSKNVNPDTSERPSPVVMKIFELSSRTIFDTQDFFSLYDTPEKILGPDLLKKDELELQPDSVQQYKMSLNRNTRYVGVVVAYRNIDQARWRAVIEVDPTGYDDINVNVEAIATYMREQ